Proteins encoded in a region of the Podarcis muralis chromosome 4, rPodMur119.hap1.1, whole genome shotgun sequence genome:
- the LRRC32 gene encoding transforming growth factor beta activator LRRC32 isoform X2, producing MKFYLFLFLAALTGDISTFSMMERSPCEIRSMEAFCHGKDLHQIPPELHPNLRKIDLSKNKLLNITESPLAFYTSLRHLDLSSNYIGFIESEIFRDMRNLEEINLADNQLYQLAQHDLWLGSLPQVRTLDLSRNRLYTGMAEHFIHKAPSLRHLSLAENSIIEISQRTFQGSPGLVEVDLHSNMIMEIEEGAFEILSQLSKLNLSMNSLTCIAGFNLKQLRVLDLSRNSIETFHSTKSEEEFNLVWLDLSENKLLRFPFLTQASKLAYLNLSKNIMQFVMVESPRDDDDSDYGWMDTTLGLQNQAQKNNTISPHLPGLLYLDLSYNEIQTIPSEFFTSMSALQVLNLSKNCLRTFMASAELVSLTILDLSSNSLQHLDWGSGTLVNLQKLFLQGNRLQSLPPDIFAHLPRLSLLNLRSNNLCLCGFYSGLARKRLAGEDRGCVSFVDLPELQHLYLSDNKLKRIPMHAFYRTQLVALDLSLNWGLHIEPKSFSGLEMSLKYMDLHGNGMTSLSTDFPLFPHLVYLNLSDNRLSWLPAWSENCCALEVLDLQNNSFSDLKGSKIPTLEKNLRNLYLAGNPLSCCGNIWLSQMIHRATVEIPNLDLTKCQYAKSFGYEEEMAVRDIRPEDCEKEDLKKMSVLILVAAVLALSLVVVGVGVFCCYRRHMFGRHFKA from the exons ATGAAATTctacctctttctcttcctcGCAGCGCTGACTGGAGACATCTCAACCTTCTCAATGATGGAACGGTCTCCCTGTGAAATT AGAAGCATGGAGGCATTTTGTCACGGCAAAGATCTTCACCAGATACCTCCAGAGCTTCACCCAAATTTACGTAAAATCGACCTCTCCAAAAACAAGCTCCTGAACATCACAGAAAGTCCCCTGGCTTTTTACACCTCCCTCCGCCATCTAGACTTAAGTTCCAATTATATCGGTTTCATCGAGTCTGAAATCTTCAGAGATATGAGGAATTTGGAGGAGATCAACTTGGCCGACAACCAGCTCTACCAGTTGGCTCAGCACGACCTGTGGCTTGGCTCACTCCCCCAAGTCAGAACGCTAGACTTGTCCCGCAACAGACTCTACACTGGGATGGCTGAACATTTCATCCACAAAGCTCCTTCGCTTCGGCATCTTTCATTGGCGGAGAACAGCATTATAGAAATTTCACAAAGGACGTTCCAGGGATCTCCAGGTCTGGTTGAAGTGGACCTTCACAGCAATATGATCATGGAGATAGAAGAAGGAGCCTTTGAGATCCTGTCACAACTCTCCAAGCTCAACCTCTCTATGAACTCCCTCACCTGTATTGCTGGCTTCAACCTGAAACAGCTGAGAGTTCTCGATCTCAGCCGGAACAGCATTGAGACCTTCCATTCCACCAAATCGGAGGAGGAGTTCAACCTGGTTTGGCTGGACTTGAGCGAGAATAAGCTCCTCCGGTTCCCATTTCTCACGCAGGCAAGCAAACTGGCCTACCTGAATTTATCCAAGAACATAATGCAGTTTGTTATGGTGGAATCTCCACGTGATGACGATGATAGCGACTACGGCTGGATGGACACAACTCTTGGTCTTCAGAACCAGGCTCAGAAGAACAACACCATCTCTCCACATCTGCCTGGACTGTTATATTTGGACCTGAGCTACAATGAGATCCAAACCATCCCAAGCGAGTTCTTTACTTCCATGTCTGCCCTTCAGGTTCTCAACCTCAGCAAAAACTGCCTCCGGACTTTCATGGCAAGTGCCGAGCTGGTCTCACTGACCATCCTCGACCTCAGTTCTAACTCTTTGCAGCATCTGGATTGGGGTTCCGGCACCCTGGTCAACTTGCAGAAGCTCTTCCTCCAAGGCAACCGTCTCCAATCACTGCCACCAGACATCTTTGCCCACCTCCCTCGCCTCTCGCTTCTGAACCTCCGAAGCAACAACCTCTGTCTTTGTGGCTTCTATTCAGGGTTAGCCAGGAAAAGGCTCGCTGGGGAGGACCGCGGCTGCGTCTCGTTCGTCGACCTTCCTGAACTTCAGCACTTGTACCTTTCCGACAACAAGCTGAAGAGGATTCCCATGCATGCTTTCTACAGGACTCAACTCGTAGCCTTGGACCTCTCTCTGAACTGGGGACTCCACATAGAGCCCAAATCTTTCTCGGGCTTGGAGATGTCTCTAAAATATATGGATTTGCACGGGAACGGCATGACATCTCTGAGCACTGACTTCCCGCTTTTCCCGCACCTCGTATATCTCAACTTGTCAGACAACCGATTGAGCTGGTTGCCTGCTTGGTCTGAGAACTGCTGTGCCCTGGAAGTCCTGGATCTGCAGAACAACAGCTTCAGCGACCTCAAAGGTAGCAAGATCCCAACGTTGGAGAAGAACCTACGGAACTTGTACCTGGCAGGCAACCCGCTCAGTTGCTGCGGGAACATTTGGCTCTCCCAAATGATCCACAGGGCCACCGTGGAGATCCCCAACTTGGACCTCACCAAATGTCAGTACGCCAAGAGCTTTGGCTACGAAGAAGAAATGGCGGTCAGGGACATCCGGCCAGAAGATTGCGAGAAGGAGGACCTCAAGAAGATGAGTGTCTTGATCTTGGTGGCAGCCGTCCTGGCTCTGTCCCTGGTCGTCGTcggggtgggtgtgttttgctGCTATCGCAGGCACATGTTTGGCCGACACTTTAAGGCATAG
- the LRRC32 gene encoding transforming growth factor beta activator LRRC32 isoform X1, protein MLQDGETPPVRSASGSLAEHLWRRTEREDLTAATFATTLVVPWSSNALVLKQLGTQTLQTRKAMKFYLFLFLAALTGDISTFSMMERSPCEIRSMEAFCHGKDLHQIPPELHPNLRKIDLSKNKLLNITESPLAFYTSLRHLDLSSNYIGFIESEIFRDMRNLEEINLADNQLYQLAQHDLWLGSLPQVRTLDLSRNRLYTGMAEHFIHKAPSLRHLSLAENSIIEISQRTFQGSPGLVEVDLHSNMIMEIEEGAFEILSQLSKLNLSMNSLTCIAGFNLKQLRVLDLSRNSIETFHSTKSEEEFNLVWLDLSENKLLRFPFLTQASKLAYLNLSKNIMQFVMVESPRDDDDSDYGWMDTTLGLQNQAQKNNTISPHLPGLLYLDLSYNEIQTIPSEFFTSMSALQVLNLSKNCLRTFMASAELVSLTILDLSSNSLQHLDWGSGTLVNLQKLFLQGNRLQSLPPDIFAHLPRLSLLNLRSNNLCLCGFYSGLARKRLAGEDRGCVSFVDLPELQHLYLSDNKLKRIPMHAFYRTQLVALDLSLNWGLHIEPKSFSGLEMSLKYMDLHGNGMTSLSTDFPLFPHLVYLNLSDNRLSWLPAWSENCCALEVLDLQNNSFSDLKGSKIPTLEKNLRNLYLAGNPLSCCGNIWLSQMIHRATVEIPNLDLTKCQYAKSFGYEEEMAVRDIRPEDCEKEDLKKMSVLILVAAVLALSLVVVGVGVFCCYRRHMFGRHFKA, encoded by the exons ATGCTGCAGGACGGCGAGACCCCCCCTGTCAGGAGCGCCAGCGGTTCACTGGCTGAGCACCTCTGGCGAAGAACAGAGAGGGAGGACTTGACCGCGGCCACTTTTGCCACAACGCTAG tggtaccttggtcctcaaatgccttggtactcaaacaacttggaacccaaacactgcaaacccggaa AGCCATGAAATTctacctctttctcttcctcGCAGCGCTGACTGGAGACATCTCAACCTTCTCAATGATGGAACGGTCTCCCTGTGAAATT AGAAGCATGGAGGCATTTTGTCACGGCAAAGATCTTCACCAGATACCTCCAGAGCTTCACCCAAATTTACGTAAAATCGACCTCTCCAAAAACAAGCTCCTGAACATCACAGAAAGTCCCCTGGCTTTTTACACCTCCCTCCGCCATCTAGACTTAAGTTCCAATTATATCGGTTTCATCGAGTCTGAAATCTTCAGAGATATGAGGAATTTGGAGGAGATCAACTTGGCCGACAACCAGCTCTACCAGTTGGCTCAGCACGACCTGTGGCTTGGCTCACTCCCCCAAGTCAGAACGCTAGACTTGTCCCGCAACAGACTCTACACTGGGATGGCTGAACATTTCATCCACAAAGCTCCTTCGCTTCGGCATCTTTCATTGGCGGAGAACAGCATTATAGAAATTTCACAAAGGACGTTCCAGGGATCTCCAGGTCTGGTTGAAGTGGACCTTCACAGCAATATGATCATGGAGATAGAAGAAGGAGCCTTTGAGATCCTGTCACAACTCTCCAAGCTCAACCTCTCTATGAACTCCCTCACCTGTATTGCTGGCTTCAACCTGAAACAGCTGAGAGTTCTCGATCTCAGCCGGAACAGCATTGAGACCTTCCATTCCACCAAATCGGAGGAGGAGTTCAACCTGGTTTGGCTGGACTTGAGCGAGAATAAGCTCCTCCGGTTCCCATTTCTCACGCAGGCAAGCAAACTGGCCTACCTGAATTTATCCAAGAACATAATGCAGTTTGTTATGGTGGAATCTCCACGTGATGACGATGATAGCGACTACGGCTGGATGGACACAACTCTTGGTCTTCAGAACCAGGCTCAGAAGAACAACACCATCTCTCCACATCTGCCTGGACTGTTATATTTGGACCTGAGCTACAATGAGATCCAAACCATCCCAAGCGAGTTCTTTACTTCCATGTCTGCCCTTCAGGTTCTCAACCTCAGCAAAAACTGCCTCCGGACTTTCATGGCAAGTGCCGAGCTGGTCTCACTGACCATCCTCGACCTCAGTTCTAACTCTTTGCAGCATCTGGATTGGGGTTCCGGCACCCTGGTCAACTTGCAGAAGCTCTTCCTCCAAGGCAACCGTCTCCAATCACTGCCACCAGACATCTTTGCCCACCTCCCTCGCCTCTCGCTTCTGAACCTCCGAAGCAACAACCTCTGTCTTTGTGGCTTCTATTCAGGGTTAGCCAGGAAAAGGCTCGCTGGGGAGGACCGCGGCTGCGTCTCGTTCGTCGACCTTCCTGAACTTCAGCACTTGTACCTTTCCGACAACAAGCTGAAGAGGATTCCCATGCATGCTTTCTACAGGACTCAACTCGTAGCCTTGGACCTCTCTCTGAACTGGGGACTCCACATAGAGCCCAAATCTTTCTCGGGCTTGGAGATGTCTCTAAAATATATGGATTTGCACGGGAACGGCATGACATCTCTGAGCACTGACTTCCCGCTTTTCCCGCACCTCGTATATCTCAACTTGTCAGACAACCGATTGAGCTGGTTGCCTGCTTGGTCTGAGAACTGCTGTGCCCTGGAAGTCCTGGATCTGCAGAACAACAGCTTCAGCGACCTCAAAGGTAGCAAGATCCCAACGTTGGAGAAGAACCTACGGAACTTGTACCTGGCAGGCAACCCGCTCAGTTGCTGCGGGAACATTTGGCTCTCCCAAATGATCCACAGGGCCACCGTGGAGATCCCCAACTTGGACCTCACCAAATGTCAGTACGCCAAGAGCTTTGGCTACGAAGAAGAAATGGCGGTCAGGGACATCCGGCCAGAAGATTGCGAGAAGGAGGACCTCAAGAAGATGAGTGTCTTGATCTTGGTGGCAGCCGTCCTGGCTCTGTCCCTGGTCGTCGTcggggtgggtgtgttttgctGCTATCGCAGGCACATGTTTGGCCGACACTTTAAGGCATAG